The following proteins are encoded in a genomic region of Actinomadura sp. NAK00032:
- a CDS encoding ABC transporter ATP-binding protein — protein MAPARADLRRRTSGEDGTARTLRAAGLTKEFPSGDGTIVALDGVDLAIAPGEFVSVLGPSGCGKSTMLTIMAGLDAPTGGEVTIGDRPVTGPLLEAGVMFQRDLLLDWRTCEDNVLLQFQMRGLPTAPHRERARELLEMVGMSRFARRFPRELSGGMRQRVALCRALVHRPPLLFMDEPFGALDALTRENLNAELGGLAARAGTSVLFVTHGIDEAAFLADRVVVMSPRPGRIAGEVRIGLPRPRPVDVREDPEFVAHTGRLRRMLAQEGRPAATGEVGADA, from the coding sequence TTGGCACCGGCACGTGCTGACCTGCGCCGCCGGACGAGCGGCGAGGACGGGACGGCCCGGACCCTGCGGGCCGCGGGCCTGACGAAGGAGTTCCCCTCCGGCGACGGGACGATCGTCGCGCTGGACGGAGTCGACCTGGCCATCGCGCCCGGCGAGTTCGTCAGCGTGCTCGGGCCCAGCGGCTGCGGCAAGAGCACGATGCTGACGATCATGGCCGGCCTCGACGCCCCGACCGGGGGCGAGGTCACGATCGGGGACCGGCCGGTCACCGGGCCGCTGCTGGAGGCGGGGGTGATGTTCCAGCGCGACCTGCTCCTGGACTGGCGCACCTGCGAGGACAACGTCCTGCTCCAGTTCCAGATGCGCGGGCTGCCCACCGCCCCCCACCGGGAGCGGGCCCGGGAACTGCTGGAGATGGTCGGGATGTCGCGTTTCGCTCGGCGGTTCCCGCGCGAGCTGTCCGGCGGCATGCGGCAGCGGGTGGCGCTCTGCCGCGCGCTGGTGCATCGGCCGCCGCTGCTGTTCATGGACGAGCCGTTCGGCGCGCTGGACGCGCTCACCAGGGAGAACCTCAACGCCGAGCTCGGCGGGCTGGCCGCGCGGGCGGGCACCTCGGTGCTGTTCGTGACGCACGGGATCGACGAGGCCGCGTTCCTCGCCGACCGGGTGGTCGTGATGTCGCCGCGGCCGGGCCGGATCGCCGGCGAGGTCCGGATCGGGCTGCCGCGGCCCCGGCCGGTCGACGTCCGCGAGGACCCGGAGTTCGTCGCGCACACCGGCCGCCTCCGCCGCATGCTCGCCCAAGAGGGGCGGCCCGCCGCGACCGGGGAGGTCGGGGCCGATGCCTAG
- a CDS encoding aldehyde dehydrogenase family protein, whose product MADLRAVFDDQRRAFRTPTLDERREHLGRLAAMVVRARPRIEQAMAADFTVHPAQLTAMTEVFGVAGQAAYAAEQLPAWTAPQQRFADPAFAGTATAAIEYQPKGVLGIMAPWNFPFLLSLGPLADMLAAGNRVIIKPSEVAPACAELLRELVADTFAPDHVAVVCGGVDLAKEFATLPWDHLLYTGNSAVGREVAMAAARNLTPLTLELGGKNPAIVPTVDAESVAQIIGNKAVKSGQVCIAPDYCLVPATQAADFIDLARAHVAAGYTASPDCTGIITGRHLDRLLAMLDEARDHGHRVITLEPGAETDRATRRIPLTLVIDPDDELQIMREEIFGPILPVKTYRTLDEAIAYVNAGDRPLGLYVFTPDAAVARHVLDRTISGGACVNTCAVQGVLPSLGFGGTGMSGYGRHRGIEGFREFSNQRGVFTRGQADTINTFFPPYT is encoded by the coding sequence ATGGCTGACCTGCGCGCCGTCTTCGACGACCAGCGCCGCGCGTTCCGCACGCCCACCCTGGACGAACGCCGTGAACACCTCGGCCGGCTGGCGGCGATGGTCGTGCGGGCCCGCCCACGCATCGAGCAGGCCATGGCGGCGGACTTCACCGTCCACCCCGCACAGCTCACCGCCATGACCGAGGTGTTCGGCGTCGCCGGCCAGGCCGCCTACGCCGCCGAGCAACTCCCCGCCTGGACGGCCCCGCAGCAGCGCTTCGCCGACCCGGCCTTCGCCGGCACCGCCACCGCGGCCATCGAGTACCAGCCCAAGGGCGTCCTCGGCATCATGGCCCCCTGGAACTTCCCGTTCCTGCTCTCCCTCGGCCCCCTGGCCGACATGCTCGCCGCCGGCAACCGCGTCATCATCAAACCGTCCGAGGTCGCCCCCGCCTGCGCCGAGCTCCTGCGGGAACTGGTCGCCGACACCTTCGCCCCCGACCACGTGGCCGTCGTCTGCGGCGGTGTCGACCTGGCCAAGGAGTTCGCGACGCTGCCCTGGGACCACCTCCTCTACACCGGCAACTCCGCCGTGGGCCGCGAGGTCGCCATGGCCGCGGCCCGCAACCTGACGCCCCTCACCCTGGAACTCGGCGGCAAGAACCCGGCCATCGTCCCCACCGTGGACGCCGAGAGCGTCGCCCAGATCATCGGCAACAAGGCCGTCAAGAGCGGCCAGGTCTGCATCGCCCCGGACTACTGCCTCGTCCCGGCGACCCAGGCCGCCGACTTCATCGACCTGGCCCGCGCCCACGTCGCCGCCGGCTACACCGCGTCCCCGGACTGCACGGGCATCATCACCGGCCGCCACCTGGACCGCCTGCTCGCCATGCTCGACGAGGCGAGGGACCACGGCCACCGGGTCATCACCCTCGAACCCGGCGCCGAAACCGACCGCGCCACCCGCCGCATCCCCCTCACCCTGGTCATCGACCCCGACGACGAGCTGCAGATCATGCGCGAGGAGATCTTCGGCCCCATCCTCCCCGTCAAGACCTACCGCACCCTCGACGAGGCCATCGCCTACGTCAACGCGGGCGACCGCCCCCTCGGCCTCTACGTCTTCACCCCCGACGCCGCCGTAGCCCGCCACGTCCTGGACCGCACGATCTCCGGGGGAGCCTGCGTCAACACCTGCGCCGTCCAGGGCGTCCTCCCGTCCCTGGGCTTCGGCGGCACCGGCATGAGCGGCTACGGCCGGCACCGAGGCATCGAAGGCTTCCGCGAGTTCTCCAACCAACGAGGAGTCTTCACCCGCGGCCAAGCCGACACCATCAACACCTTCTTCCCCCCATACACCTGA
- a CDS encoding amino acid permease yields MDAKEVGVVAKLPDQSAEGYQRGLGTRQIQMLAIGGTIGTGLFLGAGENIAKAGPSLILTYAVAGLALFFVMRALGELLTYRRAEGGFAGYAREFLGPFWGYATTWTYWIIWVTTGMAELTAAGKYIQKWWPGVEQWQTALVALLVLFTVNLISVKLFGELEFWFAMIKVAAIVMMILVGIGVLVFGFSDAGETARVGNLWDHGGVFPEGYSATIMTLQMVMFAYLGVELVGVTASEAKDPEKNIPRAINALPLRFALFYLGSLLVILAVVPWTAFKGGASPFVLAFDKIGIPGGGDIVNFVVLTAALSSCNAGGLYSTSRMLRTAGVNGDGPKILGRLNGRGVPVLTVVISALVMGIGVVVNAIVPEKAFGYITSVSTGGALLVWTVILAAHMVYRRRATAGKLAKSTYRMPWAPYSSWAVLAFFAFVTVTIAWEADTRVALYVMAAWVALIVIGWPFVRRSSQEAEMKVAVETTSA; encoded by the coding sequence GTGGACGCGAAGGAGGTCGGCGTGGTCGCGAAGCTCCCAGACCAGAGCGCCGAGGGCTACCAACGGGGACTGGGCACCCGCCAGATCCAGATGCTGGCGATCGGCGGGACGATCGGAACCGGGCTGTTCCTGGGCGCCGGGGAGAACATCGCCAAGGCGGGGCCGAGCCTGATCCTGACGTACGCCGTGGCGGGGCTGGCGCTGTTCTTCGTCATGCGGGCGCTCGGCGAGCTGCTGACGTACCGGAGGGCGGAGGGCGGGTTCGCCGGGTATGCCCGGGAGTTCCTCGGTCCGTTCTGGGGATACGCCACGACCTGGACGTACTGGATCATCTGGGTGACGACCGGCATGGCGGAGCTCACCGCCGCCGGCAAGTACATCCAGAAGTGGTGGCCGGGGGTCGAGCAGTGGCAGACGGCCCTGGTGGCGCTGCTGGTGCTGTTCACGGTGAACCTGATCTCGGTGAAGCTCTTCGGCGAGCTGGAGTTCTGGTTCGCGATGATCAAGGTCGCGGCGATCGTGATGATGATCCTGGTCGGGATCGGGGTGCTGGTCTTCGGGTTCAGCGACGCGGGGGAGACCGCGCGGGTCGGCAACCTGTGGGACCACGGCGGCGTGTTCCCCGAGGGCTACAGCGCCACGATCATGACGTTGCAGATGGTCATGTTCGCCTACCTGGGCGTCGAGCTGGTCGGTGTCACGGCGAGCGAGGCCAAGGACCCGGAGAAGAACATCCCGCGGGCGATCAACGCGCTGCCGCTGCGGTTCGCGCTGTTCTACCTCGGGTCGCTGCTGGTCATCCTGGCGGTGGTGCCGTGGACGGCGTTCAAGGGCGGGGCGAGCCCGTTCGTGCTGGCGTTCGACAAGATCGGCATTCCGGGCGGCGGGGACATCGTCAACTTCGTGGTGCTGACGGCGGCGCTGTCGTCCTGCAACGCGGGCGGGCTGTACTCGACGTCCCGGATGCTGCGGACTGCCGGCGTGAACGGTGACGGCCCGAAGATCCTCGGACGGCTGAACGGGCGCGGTGTGCCCGTCCTGACGGTCGTCATCTCGGCCCTCGTCATGGGCATCGGGGTCGTCGTCAACGCGATCGTGCCGGAGAAGGCGTTCGGGTACATCACCTCGGTGTCGACCGGCGGTGCCCTGCTGGTGTGGACGGTCATCCTCGCGGCGCACATGGTCTACCGGCGGCGCGCGACGGCCGGGAAGCTGGCGAAGTCGACATACCGGATGCCGTGGGCGCCCTACAGCAGCTGGGCCGTGCTGGCGTTCTTCGCGTTCGTCACGGTGACGATCGCGTGGGAGGCGGATACGCGGGTGGCGCTGTACGTGATGGCGGCCTGGGTGGCGCTGATCGTGATCGGCTGGCCGTTCGTCCGGCGGAGCTCGCAGGAGGCGGAGATGAAGGTCGCGGTGGAGACCACGAGCGCCTGA
- a CDS encoding GMC family oxidoreductase, whose protein sequence is MSDSYDYVIVGAGSAGCVLAGQLSADADATVLLLEAGGPDDRPQIRESARWAENLGGDADWNYRTAPQRHAGDRRIAWPRGRVLGGSSSINSMVYMRGARSDYDGWARQGGTGWSYEDVLPAFRALEDFPGGDPRYRGTGGPLKVRIPDEHSPHAEGFLESALAAGHPYNDDFNGASPEGAGWNQLTAVNGRRCSSGDAFLRPALERPNLTVETRARARRLVIDAQGRVTAVEYERDGRVLTAGVGTEAVVSAGTIESPKLLLLSGVGPAADLAAVGVDCLLDLPGVGRNLHDHPGVPLTWASRRPVPLSRHQHSEAGLFCRSDPGLDAPDLQFGVLSVALTADGAVSPDPAYSLYPCLLRPRSRGSLRLRSADPADEPLIDPNYLESPDDRDALVRAVEVSRGLARGEGLREWTGAEILPGPDTDLRSYVARTANTWFHPVGTCRMGTDSSAVVDPSLRVRGTANLRVIDASVIPEIPSANTNAATLMIAWRGAEMIRSAR, encoded by the coding sequence ATGAGTGACTCCTACGACTACGTGATCGTCGGGGCGGGCTCGGCCGGCTGCGTGCTGGCCGGCCAGCTGTCCGCCGACGCCGACGCCACGGTGCTGCTGCTGGAGGCGGGCGGCCCCGACGACCGGCCGCAGATCCGGGAGAGCGCCCGCTGGGCCGAGAACCTCGGCGGCGACGCGGACTGGAACTACCGCACGGCGCCGCAGCGCCACGCCGGAGACAGGCGGATCGCCTGGCCGCGCGGCCGGGTGCTCGGCGGTTCGAGCTCGATCAACTCGATGGTCTACATGCGCGGCGCGCGGAGCGACTACGACGGGTGGGCGCGGCAGGGCGGCACGGGCTGGTCCTACGAGGACGTGCTGCCGGCCTTCCGCGCCCTGGAGGACTTCCCCGGCGGCGACCCCCGCTACCGGGGAACCGGCGGGCCGCTGAAGGTCAGGATCCCCGACGAGCACAGCCCGCACGCCGAGGGCTTCCTGGAGTCGGCGCTGGCGGCGGGCCACCCGTACAACGACGACTTCAACGGCGCGTCGCCGGAGGGGGCGGGCTGGAACCAGCTCACGGCCGTCAACGGACGCCGGTGCAGCAGCGGCGACGCGTTCCTGCGCCCGGCGCTGGAGCGGCCCAACCTGACGGTGGAGACACGTGCCCGGGCCCGCCGCCTCGTCATCGACGCACAGGGCCGGGTCACGGCCGTCGAGTACGAGCGCGACGGCCGCGTCCTGACCGCCGGCGTCGGCACCGAGGCCGTGGTGTCTGCCGGGACGATCGAGTCGCCCAAACTCCTGCTGCTGTCCGGCGTCGGTCCCGCGGCGGACCTCGCCGCGGTGGGCGTCGACTGCCTGCTCGACCTGCCCGGCGTCGGACGCAACCTGCACGACCACCCCGGCGTCCCGCTGACCTGGGCGTCCCGCCGGCCCGTCCCGCTGAGCCGCCACCAGCACAGCGAGGCCGGCCTGTTCTGCCGCTCCGACCCGGGGCTCGACGCGCCCGACCTGCAGTTCGGCGTGCTGAGCGTGGCGCTCACCGCCGACGGCGCGGTGTCCCCGGACCCGGCCTACAGCCTCTACCCGTGCCTGCTCCGGCCGCGCAGCCGGGGCAGCCTCCGGCTCCGGTCCGCGGACCCGGCGGACGAGCCGCTGATCGATCCGAACTACCTGGAGTCACCGGACGACCGGGACGCGCTCGTCCGGGCCGTCGAGGTCTCGCGCGGCCTGGCGCGGGGCGAGGGCCTGCGGGAGTGGACCGGCGCGGAGATCCTCCCCGGCCCGGACACCGACCTGCGGTCGTACGTGGCACGGACGGCCAACACCTGGTTCCACCCCGTCGGCACCTGCCGGATGGGCACGGACTCCTCGGCGGTCGTGGACCCGTCCCTGCGCGTGCGCGGCACGGCCAACCTCCGGGTGATCGACGCCTCGGTCATCCCGGAGATCCCGTCGGCGAACACCAACGCCGCCACGCTGATGATCGCGTGGCGGGGAGCCGAAATGATCAGGAGCGCGCGATGA
- a CDS encoding type II toxin-antitoxin system RelE/ParE family toxin: MAWDVILLEPVESWFLKLCESETDTAALIEQAIDRLAEIGPTLGRPLVDTLEHSELRNLKELRPGSRGRSEIRMLFVFDPDRAAIFLVAGDKAGQWSRWYDEAIPLAEGRYAEYRAAKDKEAGR; encoded by the coding sequence GTGGCCTGGGATGTCATCCTCCTCGAACCGGTCGAGAGCTGGTTCCTCAAGCTGTGTGAATCCGAAACGGACACCGCAGCATTGATCGAGCAAGCCATCGACAGGCTGGCCGAGATCGGGCCGACACTAGGACGGCCGCTCGTCGACACCCTGGAACACAGCGAGCTGCGCAACCTCAAGGAGCTGCGGCCCGGCAGCCGAGGACGATCAGAGATCCGCATGCTGTTCGTCTTCGACCCAGACCGTGCCGCGATCTTCCTGGTGGCCGGAGACAAAGCCGGGCAGTGGTCACGCTGGTACGACGAAGCGATCCCACTGGCCGAAGGCCGCTACGCCGAATACCGCGCAGCGAAGGACAAGGAGGCGGGACGATGA
- a CDS encoding helix-turn-helix domain-containing protein: MSTGRRWQDIKAEAHRLNPELADPERQARARAELDAYVAGHHLKELRKAVGKTQAEVAQILRVSQSRVSQIENGNLEAMELETLRAYAAALGGHLDITVSVGPHSIKVA; this comes from the coding sequence ATGAGCACCGGACGCCGTTGGCAGGACATCAAGGCCGAAGCACACCGCCTCAACCCTGAACTGGCCGACCCCGAGCGCCAGGCTCGGGCTCGCGCCGAACTGGACGCCTACGTCGCCGGCCACCACCTCAAGGAGCTCCGCAAGGCGGTCGGCAAGACGCAGGCCGAGGTCGCCCAGATCCTGAGGGTCTCCCAGTCCCGCGTCTCCCAGATCGAGAACGGCAACCTTGAAGCCATGGAACTGGAGACACTCCGCGCCTACGCCGCCGCCCTCGGCGGGCACCTGGACATCACCGTCAGCGTCGGCCCCCACTCGATCAAGGTCGCCTGA
- a CDS encoding hydantoinase B/oxoprolinase family protein: MTDIDPITAEIIRAGFVAITEEMKTNLMRTAYNLIIYEAQDFTVGLFDADGETISVGLGLPMFVGGLSDAVKAKLEFYGRDGISPGDILLTNDAYIMGSHLNHMIFTLPIFHDGELIAFAASMAHWIDVGGVLGGTTTDIYSEGLQVPVVKIFKEGVQDDELTRLIAMNVRFEDLAMGDFRAQVAAVRTGETRMRAMLERYGAGAVRAGIADVFRRGEELSRQAVRRIPDGEYRAEAYMDDDAVKVGERIPVRVRVVVEDDVLTVDLSEMSPQVAGYFNSGATAGRSAAQVAFKCLTSPDEYPINHGSLRPLRVVLPPGTVVSAVKPAAMRLWMTYPMTVVDCVFRAMADVVPGTSIAGHHADLGMSHTYGVDEATGRFFQFYGGPQGGGWGATSLADGQSATMCVNDGDTHNAPVEVVEAKYPMVTVEEYALVQDSGGAGAHRGGLGTRLRIRVHTAAKLDTWIERTSCAPWGLDGGHAAARNHVHVERAGGEVVAFPNGKVGALDLAAGDAHVIELGGGGGHGDPRQRPVEKVLADVRAGYVSAARAQTDYGVAVTGTGDDVTLDAAATARLRNGHE, from the coding sequence GTGACCGACATCGACCCGATCACCGCCGAGATCATCCGCGCCGGGTTCGTCGCGATCACCGAGGAGATGAAGACGAACCTGATGCGCACGGCGTACAACCTCATCATCTACGAGGCCCAGGACTTCACGGTCGGGCTCTTCGACGCCGACGGCGAGACGATCTCGGTCGGGCTCGGCCTGCCGATGTTCGTCGGCGGCCTGTCCGACGCCGTCAAGGCGAAACTGGAGTTCTACGGGCGCGACGGCATCAGCCCCGGCGACATCCTGCTCACCAACGACGCCTACATCATGGGCAGCCACCTCAACCACATGATCTTCACGCTGCCGATCTTCCACGACGGCGAGCTGATCGCCTTCGCCGCGTCGATGGCGCACTGGATCGACGTCGGCGGCGTGCTCGGCGGCACCACCACCGACATCTACTCCGAGGGGCTCCAGGTCCCGGTCGTGAAGATCTTCAAGGAGGGCGTCCAGGACGACGAGCTGACCCGGCTGATCGCGATGAACGTCCGGTTCGAGGACCTGGCGATGGGCGACTTCCGAGCGCAGGTGGCCGCCGTGCGCACCGGCGAGACCCGGATGCGCGCGATGCTCGAACGCTACGGCGCCGGCGCCGTCCGGGCGGGCATCGCCGACGTGTTCCGCCGCGGCGAGGAACTGAGCAGGCAGGCCGTCCGGCGGATCCCGGACGGCGAGTACCGCGCCGAGGCGTACATGGACGACGACGCGGTGAAGGTCGGCGAGCGGATCCCCGTCCGCGTCCGCGTCGTGGTCGAGGACGACGTGCTGACCGTCGACCTGAGCGAGATGAGCCCGCAGGTCGCCGGGTACTTCAACTCCGGCGCCACGGCCGGGCGGTCGGCCGCCCAGGTCGCGTTCAAATGCCTCACCTCGCCGGACGAGTACCCGATCAACCACGGCTCGCTGCGCCCGCTGCGGGTGGTGCTGCCGCCGGGCACGGTCGTCAGCGCGGTCAAGCCCGCCGCGATGCGCCTGTGGATGACGTACCCGATGACGGTCGTCGACTGCGTCTTCCGGGCGATGGCGGACGTCGTGCCCGGCACCAGCATCGCCGGCCACCACGCCGACCTCGGCATGTCGCACACCTACGGCGTGGACGAGGCGACCGGCCGGTTCTTCCAGTTCTACGGCGGGCCGCAGGGCGGCGGCTGGGGCGCCACCTCCCTGGCCGACGGGCAGAGCGCGACGATGTGCGTCAACGACGGCGACACCCACAACGCGCCCGTCGAGGTGGTGGAGGCCAAGTATCCGATGGTCACCGTCGAGGAGTACGCCCTGGTGCAGGACTCCGGCGGCGCCGGCGCGCACCGCGGCGGCCTCGGCACCCGGCTGCGGATCCGCGTGCACACCGCCGCCAAGCTGGACACCTGGATCGAGCGCACCTCCTGCGCGCCCTGGGGTCTGGACGGCGGCCACGCCGCGGCGCGGAACCACGTCCATGTCGAACGGGCCGGAGGCGAGGTGGTCGCCTTCCCCAACGGGAAGGTCGGCGCGCTCGACCTCGCCGCCGGCGACGCCCACGTCATCGAGCTCGGCGGGGGCGGCGGCCACGGCGACCCGCGGCAGCGTCCCGTCGAGAAGGTGCTGGCCGACGTGCGCGCCGGGTACGTGTCGGCGGCGCGCGCGCAGACCGACTACGGCGTCGCCGTCACCGGTACCGGCGACGATGTCACGCTGGACGCGGCGGCGACGGCCAGGCTGCGGAACGGCCATGAGTGA
- a CDS encoding ABC transporter permease — MPSVLRRVGGLTAFWYLLAIALVVAVWQAVVLFGGTPDYLLPTPVQVAEALSTYREPLLRESWVTLRGILLAFGISAVLGVAIAVPMAFSRAVERLGYPLLVMSQAVPKVALGPLFIVWLGFGLMTNVLIAVSVAIFPIIVNTALGLTSIDPDLVRLGRSMGASRWRLFRLVRLPNALPSVLAGLKVAITFAVIGVVVGEFIVGGSGLGYLTISASGNQNVPLLFACVITLAVLGALTFAAVDLLERLALRRHP; from the coding sequence ATGCCTAGCGTCCTCCGGCGGGTCGGCGGGCTGACCGCGTTCTGGTACCTGCTGGCGATCGCGCTGGTCGTGGCGGTGTGGCAGGCCGTCGTGCTGTTCGGCGGGACGCCGGACTACCTGCTGCCCACCCCCGTCCAGGTGGCCGAGGCGCTGTCGACCTACCGCGAGCCGCTGCTGCGGGAGAGCTGGGTCACCCTGCGCGGGATCCTGCTGGCCTTCGGGATCTCGGCCGTGCTCGGCGTGGCGATCGCCGTCCCGATGGCGTTCTCGCGCGCGGTCGAGCGGCTGGGCTACCCGCTGCTGGTGATGAGCCAGGCCGTGCCGAAGGTGGCGCTCGGCCCGCTGTTCATCGTGTGGCTCGGCTTCGGCCTGATGACCAACGTGCTGATCGCCGTGTCCGTCGCGATCTTCCCGATCATCGTCAACACCGCGCTGGGCCTCACCTCGATCGACCCGGACCTGGTCAGGCTGGGCCGCTCGATGGGCGCGTCCCGCTGGCGGCTGTTCCGCCTCGTCCGGCTGCCGAACGCGCTGCCGAGCGTGCTGGCCGGCCTCAAGGTCGCCATCACCTTCGCGGTGATCGGCGTGGTCGTCGGCGAGTTCATCGTCGGCGGGTCCGGCCTCGGCTACCTGACGATCTCGGCGAGCGGCAACCAGAACGTGCCGCTGCTGTTCGCCTGCGTCATCACCCTGGCCGTGCTGGGGGCCCTCACCTTCGCCGCCGTCGACCTCCTCGAACGCCTCGCGCTGCGCAGGCATCCGTGA
- a CDS encoding hydantoinase/oxoprolinase family protein, with protein MTSPIAPKGNHMPIRAAIDIGGTFTDVVGYDDVTGTLMLGKTLSTPHDLIDGVFGGLRAADVPVPELDLAVHGSTVVVNALIERKGARTALLTTAGFRDVYEIGRINRPDAFNLAFTKHRPLIPREMIFEVPERTRADGGIARALDEHRTRAVARRLAALGVESVAVVLLHAYRAPAHEIRVGEILREELPGAYVTLSHEISREYREFERTSTVVANAFVGPLVSDYLGRLADRLRTGGSGSGSGSGSGAGSGPALAVMQSNGGVTDVAAASRQCVRMLESGPAGGVVGTIALCEALGRREAIAFDMGGTTAKSAVIRDLTFPMASDYFLGGYDTGLPIRVPCLDIVEVGTGGGSVAWLDEAGGVHVGPRSAGADPGPACYGRGGTEPTITDASVVLGHLAPSGELAGGLRLDDGAARRAVGALAGRLGMDLEATAAGIIAIGAASMANSVRAVTTERGLDPRDFTLVAYGGNGPLHVGRVARELAVRRVVVPPIPALFSALGMLMADQRLDVVQTGVRTLGDTTAEDLEEAYRTLEGECERALDAGSLRFGGLEFPRAADMRYVGQEHTVTVDVPPGTRTVDDLKRIFDEAHGRRYGHSAPGEPAQIVSLRVSAVGRLRKPDLTKIDEGTADPPAGARTGTRGIVFDPGEGAVVTPVFARAALLAGNRITGPAAIEEPTATTLLHPGDRADVDGYGNLLLEIGARP; from the coding sequence ATGACGAGTCCCATCGCGCCGAAGGGGAACCACATGCCGATCAGGGCCGCCATCGACATCGGCGGGACCTTCACCGACGTCGTCGGCTACGACGACGTCACGGGGACGCTCATGCTGGGCAAGACGCTCAGCACGCCCCATGACCTCATCGACGGCGTGTTCGGCGGCCTGCGGGCGGCGGACGTCCCGGTGCCGGAACTCGACCTGGCCGTCCACGGCAGCACCGTCGTCGTGAACGCGCTGATCGAGCGCAAGGGCGCGCGGACCGCGCTGCTCACCACGGCGGGATTCCGGGACGTGTACGAGATCGGCCGCATCAACCGCCCGGACGCGTTCAACCTCGCCTTCACCAAGCACCGGCCCCTGATCCCGCGCGAGATGATCTTCGAGGTCCCGGAGCGGACGCGCGCCGACGGCGGGATCGCCCGCGCGCTGGACGAGCACCGGACCCGCGCGGTCGCCCGCCGGCTGGCCGCGCTCGGCGTCGAGTCGGTGGCCGTGGTGCTGCTGCACGCCTACCGCGCCCCGGCGCACGAGATCCGGGTCGGCGAGATCCTCCGGGAGGAACTGCCCGGCGCGTACGTCACGCTGTCGCACGAGATCAGCCGCGAGTACCGCGAGTTCGAGCGGACCTCGACGGTGGTGGCGAACGCGTTCGTGGGGCCGCTGGTCAGCGACTACCTCGGACGTCTCGCAGACCGGCTGCGGACGGGTGGCTCCGGCTCCGGCTCCGGGTCCGGCTCCGGGGCCGGGTCCGGGCCCGCGCTCGCGGTCATGCAGTCCAACGGCGGCGTGACCGACGTGGCCGCGGCCTCCCGCCAGTGCGTGCGGATGCTCGAGTCCGGCCCGGCCGGCGGCGTGGTCGGCACGATCGCGCTGTGCGAGGCGCTCGGCCGGCGCGAGGCGATCGCGTTCGACATGGGCGGCACCACGGCGAAGTCGGCGGTGATCCGCGACCTGACGTTCCCGATGGCGAGCGACTACTTCCTCGGCGGCTACGACACCGGGCTGCCGATCCGCGTCCCCTGCCTGGACATCGTGGAGGTCGGCACCGGCGGCGGCAGCGTCGCCTGGCTCGACGAGGCCGGCGGCGTCCACGTCGGGCCGCGCAGCGCGGGCGCCGATCCCGGCCCGGCCTGCTACGGCCGCGGCGGCACGGAGCCCACGATCACCGACGCGTCGGTCGTCCTCGGGCACCTGGCGCCGAGCGGCGAACTGGCCGGCGGGCTGCGCCTGGACGACGGCGCGGCCCGCCGCGCGGTCGGCGCGCTGGCCGGCCGGCTCGGCATGGACCTTGAAGCCACCGCCGCCGGGATCATCGCGATCGGGGCGGCGTCGATGGCCAACTCCGTCCGCGCGGTGACCACCGAGCGGGGGCTCGATCCGCGGGACTTCACCCTCGTCGCCTACGGCGGCAACGGCCCGCTGCACGTCGGGCGGGTCGCCCGCGAACTGGCGGTCCGGCGCGTGGTGGTGCCGCCGATCCCGGCCCTGTTCTCGGCGCTCGGGATGCTCATGGCCGACCAGCGCCTCGACGTCGTGCAGACGGGCGTGCGGACGCTGGGCGACACGACCGCCGAGGACCTCGAGGAGGCGTACCGGACGCTGGAGGGCGAGTGCGAGCGGGCCCTCGACGCCGGCTCGCTGCGGTTCGGCGGGCTGGAGTTCCCGCGCGCGGCCGACATGCGCTACGTCGGCCAGGAGCACACCGTCACGGTCGACGTGCCGCCCGGGACCCGTACCGTCGACGACCTCAAGCGGATCTTCGACGAGGCGCACGGCCGGCGCTACGGCCACAGCGCACCCGGCGAGCCCGCGCAGATCGTCAGCCTGCGGGTCTCGGCGGTCGGCCGGCTGCGCAAGCCCGACCTCACCAAGATCGACGAGGGGACCGCGGACCCACCCGCCGGGGCCCGCACCGGAACCCGCGGCATCGTCTTCGACCCCGGCGAGGGCGCGGTCGTGACGCCGGTGTTCGCGCGGGCGGCGCTGCTGGCCGGCAACCGGATCACCGGCCCCGCCGCCATCGAGGAGCCGACCGCCACCACCCTGCTGCACCCCGGCGACCGCGCCGACGTCGACGGGTACGGGAACCTGCTGCTGGAGATCGGAGCCCGACCGTGA